GCCAACATCATTCTCCAGGAATCCAAACGGCTGGACGTGATCCTGAAGAGCATCCTCAACTTCGCCCGGCCCACCGAGGGCGCGGCGGGCCGCGTGGACGTGAACGAGGTGGTGCGCGAAACCATGGGCGTGATGACCCTGGACTGCGAGAAGCTATGCATCGTTCCGGAGATGGAGCTCGACGAGGGCATTCCCCTGGCCAAGGGCGACCCGGAATTGCTCAAGCAGTCGCTCATCAACCTGGTCAAGAACGCCAAGGAGGCCATGCCGCGCGGCGGCAGGCTCGTCATCCGCACGGGGCTCAAAAAGAACCGCGTCTTCTTGCAGGTCGAGGACACGGGCACGGGCATCCCCAAGGAGAACCTGCCCAAGATATTCAACCCCTTCTTCTCCACCAAGGACAAAGGCGCGGGCCTTGGCCTGGCCATGATCAAGAAGATCCTCGATGACATCGGCGGCGATGTGACCATCGACAGCGTGGAGGGCAAGGGCACCAAGGTCACCCTGGCCATGCCGCCGGTGCTCGGCGGCGAGGAGGCGGGCAAGCGCAGGGCCAGGGACGACGAGCCGCAGGCCGCCGAACCGCTCGGTCCGCCCAAGGTCGGCCCGTAGGCGTTCGGTCAGGCGTCCTTTTGCGGCGCGTGGCTTCACTTCTTTCCCGGTTCCCTGTACGAAGGCCCCTGGCGGCTTTGACATTGCGGGAGCGTGCGACCTTCTTCTTGCGCTCGTGATCCGCACGAATTTGAATTTTTCGCGGCAACGCGACGGAGAGCGCTTTTTCAGCGGCTCATAAGGATTTTTCCCGTGTCGAACGAAATCGTCCTCGCGACCAGAAACCAAGGCAAAATCACCGAACTCGCCGAACTCCTGAAGGGCACGGGCCTTGCGGTCCTCGGCCTGGACGCCTTCCCCGGCGCGCCGGAGGTGGAGGAAACGGGCGAGACCTTCGAGGACAACGCGCTTTTGAAGGCCAGGGCCATCGCCGCCTTCACGGGCATTACCGCCGTGGCCGACGACTCCGGACTGGCCGTGGACGCCCTTTCGGGCGCGCCGGGTGTGCGCTCGGCCCGCTACGCGGGCGAGGACGCCACGGACGCCACGAACAACGCCAGGCTGTTGCGCGAACTCTCGGGCGTGCCCCTTGAAAAGCGCACCGCCCGCTTCGTCTGCGTCATGGCCGCCGTGTCCCCCAGCGGCGATGAGGTCGTGGTGCGCGGCGAATGGGAAGGGCGCGTGGCCGACCAGGCCAGGGGCGAGGGCGGCTTCGGCTACGACCCGCTCTTCGTGGATCCCGTGGACGGCCGCCACGCGGCCGAACTGCCGCGCGACGAGAAGAACCGGCGCAGCCATCGCGGCGCGGCCATGCGCGCCCTCCTGAGCTGCTGGCCCGACTTCTGGAAATCCGCCAAGCGGGATTGAGCCCGAAACGGCGCATCCGCGAAACGACATCACCAAACTCCGGAGAGTAGGCATATGTGCGGCATTATCGGCTACTGCGGCCATCGTCCGGCCGTTCCCGTGTGCATGGAAGGCCTGAAGCGCCTCGAATACCGTGGCTACGACTCGGCTGGCGTGGCCTTTGTGCGTCAGGGCGAGATCGCCGTGATCAAGGCTCCGGGCAAGCTCTCGGCCCTGGAAGAGGCGCTTGAGCACGCGGGCAACGTGATGAACGCCACCACGGC
The sequence above is a segment of the Alkalidesulfovibrio alkalitolerans DSM 16529 genome. Coding sequences within it:
- a CDS encoding XTP/dITP diphosphatase, encoding MSNEIVLATRNQGKITELAELLKGTGLAVLGLDAFPGAPEVEETGETFEDNALLKARAIAAFTGITAVADDSGLAVDALSGAPGVRSARYAGEDATDATNNARLLRELSGVPLEKRTARFVCVMAAVSPSGDEVVVRGEWEGRVADQARGEGGFGYDPLFVDPVDGRHAAELPRDEKNRRSHRGAAMRALLSCWPDFWKSAKRD